The sequence below is a genomic window from Polyangiaceae bacterium.
GCAGCAGGCGGCTCCAGCCGGTCAAACGGCCACCGCCAGCGCGTTTGGGAGGCGAGGGTCGGCCAGTGGGCCGGATTCCTCATGCGGCTTGGTAGGTCGTCCAAAGATTTCCCTGTGGCAACGCCGGCGAGCGACGCAACACGGAAACTTCCACTCTCAGGGCAGCGCACGGTCCGTCCTGGAGTCGCGGAGTTTCGCTCCAGGTGAGGTGCTGGGCGCCACTCAGCGGACCTCATGCTAAATCCGGGACATGCGCTTGTTGCTTGGGGCTTTGGTGGTGGTGTGTGCTTCGGGGCTACAGTTCGGCTGTGGTGACGATGAACCCGTGGGGGCGAGCGGCGGCGCCGGAGGTGTCGCGGGCAGCGGAGGCACGGGCGGTACTTCCGGCTCAGCTGGAGGCGGCAGCGGCGGCACCGGCGGCGTCATCGAACCCACCCTCACGCCCGAGCTGTACCCGAAGCAGCCGATGGTCGTGGATGTCAACGTCGCGTTGCCCGACGGAATCGAAGCTCGACTGGAGCTCGACGCCGCCTCGGCGGACCCTGGCGTACACATTGCATCGCTACCCGAGTCGGACTCCGAGGCACGGACGTATCGGCTGCGCGGCCTCGAACCCGACACGGACTACTCAGCGGACCTCGTTGTCGGTACCGATCGCTTCGCAGTAAGCTTCAAGACCCCGGCGGCGCTCCCTGGCTACAAGAGCAGCTTCAGCGTAACGACCAACGGAACCCCCGCGCCGGACTACCGTATGTTCGACTACTCCGAGGCGCCCGTCGTCGGAAACGCCGGCGTGTATCTGATCGATCCCCTCGGCAAGACGCGCTGGTTCCTCGCATATCCGGACGCAGAGGCGTTGGACGACCTCCCTGGTGGTATCAAGCTATTACCCGACGGAAACATTCTGTTTATCCTCGGGGACCGCATGCAGATCATCGATGAACTCGGGACCGTGCAGAGCGAAGTGAACGTCAGCCAGCTCGGCGTGCCGCTCTTCCACCACGATATCATCGCGCTCCCCAACGGGAACTTCTTGGCGATCAGCATCGAGACGCGGGAAATCAACTATCCGGCAGACAACCAAGATCACTACGTTGTCGGTGATTTCCTCGTGGAGTTTAGCCCTCAAGGAATCATCACCTGGAGCTGGAGCGCGCTCGACCACCTCGACCCTCAGCGTAAGCGTGCTGACTTTGACAACCCGTTCTACCCCATCTTCAGCCCCACCACCGGCGAGCAGGCCAAGGACTGGAGCCACGGAAACGGCGTGATCTACGATGCGACGGACGACTCGCTGATTTTCAGCATGCGCCACCAGGACTGGATCATCAAAATCGACCACAAGACGGGCGACATCGTCTGGAAGCTCGGCGACGAAGGCGACTTCACCCTGAACGGCGACCGCTGGTTTTTCCATCAGCACTCACCAGAGCTGCAGCCAGACGGGAGCTTGGTGCTCTTCGACAACGGCGTTGGCGACCCTTACCAGAACGAATCACTCTGGAATACGCGCCCGATGCGCATCGCACTCGACACTCAGACGATGGAGGCCAGCATCGCTTGGGTCGACGACCAAGAGACCTACCTGTCGCTGATCGCAGGTGACATCGACCGCCTGTCCAACGACAGCTTCCTGATCCTGGACAGCACGGTCACGGAGTCCACCTCCATGCCGTTTCCCTCTCACTCGCGTATCCGCGAAGTGGACCCAACCACGGGTCAGTGGGTGTGGGTGCTTGATGGCAACGAGGGCGACTTCTCGTATCGCTGCATCCCGTCGCTACGACTGCCGGGTGAAGCCGAGTAGCTCCTAGCCTGTGAGTCGTCGCAGACAGTTCGCGAAGCGGCGCTGAACCGTTTCGCGGCGGTCATGGCGGCCTTCCGTCACACACCACTGCCCGTTCACCATCACCCGGGCGACGGCAGGACGATTGCTCGCGAAGATCCAGCTGTCGACTTGCGTTTCCGGATCACGCCCCAGCAAGCTCGGGTGAGCCGGGTCCAGACAAATCAAATCCGCAGGGCAATTTGGTAGCAGACGTCCCACCGGCGAGCCGAGCGCCTGGGCGCCTCCGAGCAAGGCCTCGGAGAGCAGGCGCATCCCGCTGTGCCCAGCTTCGTCACCGCTCAGGACGGTGTTCCGTGCATGCAGCGACAGCCGCTGGGTGTACTCCAAGAGCCTCAGCTCCTGAGCCGGGTCCAAGGTGATCTGGCTGTCGCTGCCGATGCCCCAGCGACCGGAGTGCTGCCTGAAATTGCCTAGCGGAAAGATGCCGTCGCCCAGGTTGGCCTCCGTGGTCGGGCACAGCCCGGCTACGACGCCAGCGCCGCCAAGCGCGACCTGTTCGGTTGAGGAGAGGTGCGTTGCGTGCACCAGGCACCAGGTCTTGTCCACCGCCGCGCCCTCGAGCAGCAGCTCGACTGGGCGTCGCTGATGATGCGCCAGGCACTCTTCCACCTCTCGGAGCTGCTCCGCGATGTGGATGTGAATGGGTGCTTCCGGCGCGCGGCGCTTCACTTCGCGCACCACCGCGTTGAGGCTGCCAAGAGGCGCTGCCCGTAGGCTGTGGGGAGCGGCGCCGAGGCTAACCAAGCCGTCTTGTTCGCGCTCCAAAGCTTGCCAGAGGTCGAGGTAGCGTTCGGGAGAATTGTAGAATCGCCTCTGCCCCGCCTCGATGGGCTTTGGCCCGAACCCAGCGGCTTCGTAGAATACGGGCAGCAGCGTGAGGCGGATCCCTACGGAACGAGCTGCGGCGGCGACTCGCCTGCCGAGCTCTGCCAGATCCGCATACGGTTCTCCGTCAGACGCGTGGTGGACGTAGTGAAACTCCGCGACGCTGGTGTAGCCAGCCTCGAGCATCTCCAGGAAGACTTGTTCGGCGATGGCTTCAACCGCGTCTGGATCGAGGCGTTCGGCGAAGCGGTACATCGCCTCGCGCCAGCTCCAGAAGCTGTCCTTGCCGTTGCCAGCGGACTGCTCGGTTTCGCCGGCGAAGGCGCGCTGGAAGGCGTGGGAGTGCAGGTTTGGGATGCCCGGGAGCACGACGCCCGCCACCTGCTCCGTGACGCCTTCGGCGCCGGTCCCCACCCGGCGCACCCTGCCGGCTTCTACTTCGATGAACCCGGGTGTGTACCAGCTGATGCCATCGAAGAGAGCGTCGCAGCCCAAGACACGGCGGCTCACGCGCTGCCTCCTTGCTCAGCGGCGCCTCGGACTGCTGGGCGCCAAGCGAGCAGCGCCCGCACCAAGCGCTCCAGCACGCCGCGGAGTGGCTCGGCCCGCGCTTCGTCCCACGCGTAGGGCGGTGCTTCGAGCATGTACTCTGCCTGAGCCATCTCGAGCTGTAGAGCGTGCACGGAGTGAGCGGGCTGACCGAAGCGCCGCGTGATGTAACCGCCCTTGAAGCGTCCGTTGGCGACCCAGCTCATCCCACAGCTCTCGAGCACTTCGCAGGCGACTTCCTGCAACGCTGCGTCGCAGCTCGAGCCGTCAGCCGTTCCCAAGTTCAAGCTGGGCAGGCGTCCCTCGAAGAAGCGAGGTACTTCCGCGCGGATGGAATGACCGTCGAGCAAGATCGCAAACCCGTGGCGCGCCTTCAGCCGAGCGAGCTCCGCCTGGAGGGCGCGGTGGTAAGGCTCGAAGTACTGAGTCCGTCTCGTTCGCTGTTCCGCCTCTTCAGGGGCTTGCCCCGGCTGGTACAGCTCGCTGCCGTCGAAGGCGGTGGTGGGGCAAAGCTCGGTCACACTCTGTCCCGGGTAGAGCGATGCGCCACTCGGATCGCGGTTGAGGTCGATCAGGTAGCGGCTGTAGTGCGCGAACAAACACGTCACGTCGAGAGCCGGAGCGAAGTCGTACAGCCGGTGTACGTGCCAGTCGGTGTCCGGCAGCGTGAGCGCTTCGGGGACCAAGCGCCGCTTCAGCTCTTCAGGCAGCGCCGTGCCACAGTGAGGAACACTGACGAGCAACGGGCTCTCGCCGCGCTGCAGCGTGTATCCGGTGGATTCGGCTGCGCTCATGAGCGAGGGGTAGCGCGGAACGCCCACGGCGCGCAATCCGAGCAGGACCAGCGCTCCTCACCCCCAAAACTTGCGGCCCTGGCTGAGCCCCTCGGTCGCTTCACACCATGCGAAAGCGGGTCGACGCCAGCAGGGTCTGGGACTTGGCGTTCCACACCCGAAGCTCGTAGTCGGCGCGCCGCGGAATGGTCCAGCTCTTGTAGAGCGTGGTGCTCTCGGCTTTCACTGGATTGGTGCTCGTGGTCAGCGTCGTCTCCTGTGCGCCGTCGAAGCGCACGAGCTGCACCACCAGCGCCATCTCGGGGCCGAACGGTCGGTCCATCGCGCGGAACTTCATGGCAGCTTGATCCAAGGGGATCACGCTGGTGATTTGGCTGAGCTCCGGATCGCTCTTGGAGATGGGGACACCCGTGCGGATCTCCCAGTGGCGCCCCTCTCTGAAGAACTTGCCTGGGTCCGCGTCGAGCGCGGCGGAGGCCCGCTGCCCACAGTACTCGCAGCTCACCGCGGTGTTGCCGTAAGGATCTATCTTCAGCGGTGCGCCACACTGAGGACAAGCCGCTGGGCGGTCGACGATACCGGCGCGTCGCTTGTAGCTCTTCACTCGCTCGTCGACCTTGCTCGGGTCAATCCAGCCGCTCTTGCTCAGGAGCTCGGTAAAGCTCGACGAGCTCGCGTCGAGGTAGCAAATCGCGTACGCCCGGGACTCCACGCTGGGTGAGGCGAGCGCGTCCTGCATGATGCCTTCGATGCGATTGTCGCTTTGGTCCATCAACAGCGCGACGTAGAGATCCTTCGCGTCCCAGGGCAAGGATCCGCGCCAGGTCTCGAGCAGGCGCGTGACGAGGTCGGGGGTCACGCGGTCGCGCAGATACTCAATCTCCTGAGCATCCCGGGTCTCAATCGCGTGTAGTGCGCGCTTGAAGGTATCGTCTGTCACGAGAGCGGCGGTGGGTAGTCGCTGAACAGGCCTTCGCGGACTTCGCGTCGCGCCTCGGCCAGCTCCGCGAGGTACTCAAGTACCTGGGGGTGGGTCATGATGATTTCGCGGAAATCCTTGGCGTCCAGCCGCAGCACGAAGCACTTGCTGAGACTCTTTACGCTTTCTTCGGACGGGGAGCCGTCCATCAGCGACAGCTCGCCGAAGACGTCACCGGGTAGCAGGCTCTGCAGGGGTTCCCCGCGGAAGCTTACTTCGGCCTCTCCGCTCAGCAGGATGTACAGGCCGTCGGCGCGCTCTCCGCGCGTCAGTAGCTCGGCGTCGGATTCCGCCTCCAAGAAGTGGAAGCGCGAGGCCAGAGCACGGCGTTCTCCTCCGGCAAACGGCGCAAACAACGGACTCGTCAACACGAGCGCCTGGACCAATCGCTCACGAATGAAGCGCAGCAGCACGGTCAGCACACTCGGCTCACTCGCCGCCAGGTCGGAGATCAACAAGCGATCGATCACCAACAGCTCTGTGTCTTCGCTGGCGACGGCTGACGTGGGTCGCACCGAATCACTGAGCAGCCCAAGCTCTCCAAAAAACTCGTTCTCGAGACAACGCCCCAGTTCCAGTTTTTTCGGGGGGGGAGAGAGCAGCGTGACCTCGCCCTGCACGACCACGAACAGGCGGTCTGCGGTGTCGCCGGCTGAGTAAACCAGCTCGCCCCGCGGCACTTCCAAGAACTCTACGCCTTGGATCAACGCCGCGAGTGTGAGCGCGTCGAGCTCGCTGAAGAGCGGCACCCGGCTGAGCGTGATGCCAACTTCGCTGATCTCCTGGCTTCGTGCGGGCTCCAGCGTGAGGTCGATGGGGCGGCTTCCCGGCTCCTCGTCTTCCTCCTCCGCATAGGCATCAGCGATTTCCGCGGTCGGGGCTTCGTACTCCGAGGGCTGGTGTGCTTCCGCCCCCGGGCCCGCTGCCGCGTCTAGATCAGGCCACGGCTCGCTCACGGGGGGTAAACTGGCCGGCTCTGCCTCGAGCAGCTCAGCGTCGTCGATTTCGACAAAGTCTATTTCCAGGGGGATTTCATAGACCGCACGTCGACCCGCGGGCGTCAGGCGTCGAGATGCAGGCACCACTTCGGAGAGCGTCACCTCTTGAAGCGCCACCCCCGGCGGGATGCTGCGTCTTTCGAGCTGCGCGCCGCTCGAGGTGATCGAGACGCGCGGCTCAGAGGGTGCGGGCGTGGGGGAGCGCACGGGTTCCGGCGCAGGCTGTTCTCGCCGAGGCTCAGCAGCGAGACTGGGTTCGCTTAGGACCCGGGGACTAGCCAGCGCGGTAGGCACGACGGGCGGCGCTGCCGGCTGGGCTGCCGGTTCTGGGCGAGCGTGCTCGCGGCTGCCGACCACGTTGAGCCGCTCCTTGCGTAGCGCGCTGAGCAGCGCGGCGCTCCGAGGTTTGGGCTTGGGTGCGCGCTGAACCGTCGGGCTCGGGTTCGGGATGACCACTGGCGCGGGCTCTGGCGCGACCACGGGTGCCGGATCGGGGGTCTTGTGCTCGCGCGGAGCCGGCGGGAAGATATGCGGAGAACGCGCCGCGATCTTCTCGGGTTCCGTCACCACCCGCTGCAGGCCGCGTTTCCGGCCGGAATGAAGCTCGGCGAGCCTCTCCTGGGTCTGGGTGTGGCTTGGGTCGAGTCGAAGGATGCGCTTACACACCGCGACGGCCTTGAGCAGAAAACCGGCCTGGGAGTAAGCCTCGGCGGCGCGAAGCAGTGCTGCGAGTTCTTTGTCTTGGCGGTTCAGGCGCGCATACGCGTCCGCTGCACGCTTGGCCCACTCCGGCTCCGCGGGATCGGCGTGTTCGAGCTTTTCGTAGAGCGACGCCAGCTCGGCATAGTCATCCCGGCGTCGCGCATTTTCGGCTGCTTCACGCAGCTTGCGGAT
It includes:
- a CDS encoding formimidoylglutamate deiminase, whose translation is MSRRVLGCDALFDGISWYTPGFIEVEAGRVRRVGTGAEGVTEQVAGVVLPGIPNLHSHAFQRAFAGETEQSAGNGKDSFWSWREAMYRFAERLDPDAVEAIAEQVFLEMLEAGYTSVAEFHYVHHASDGEPYADLAELGRRVAAAARSVGIRLTLLPVFYEAAGFGPKPIEAGQRRFYNSPERYLDLWQALEREQDGLVSLGAAPHSLRAAPLGSLNAVVREVKRRAPEAPIHIHIAEQLREVEECLAHHQRRPVELLLEGAAVDKTWCLVHATHLSSTEQVALGGAGVVAGLCPTTEANLGDGIFPLGNFRQHSGRWGIGSDSQITLDPAQELRLLEYTQRLSLHARNTVLSGDEAGHSGMRLLSEALLGGAQALGSPVGRLLPNCPADLICLDPAHPSLLGRDPETQVDSWIFASNRPAVARVMVNGQWCVTEGRHDRRETVQRRFANCLRRLTG
- a CDS encoding cyclic nucleotide-binding domain-containing protein, with the translated sequence MSWKIRKLREAAENARRRDDYAELASLYEKLEHADPAEPEWAKRAADAYARLNRQDKELAALLRAAEAYSQAGFLLKAVAVCKRILRLDPSHTQTQERLAELHSGRKRGLQRVVTEPEKIAARSPHIFPPAPREHKTPDPAPVVAPEPAPVVIPNPSPTVQRAPKPKPRSAALLSALRKERLNVVGSREHARPEPAAQPAAPPVVPTALASPRVLSEPSLAAEPRREQPAPEPVRSPTPAPSEPRVSITSSGAQLERRSIPPGVALQEVTLSEVVPASRRLTPAGRRAVYEIPLEIDFVEIDDAELLEAEPASLPPVSEPWPDLDAAAGPGAEAHQPSEYEAPTAEIADAYAEEEDEEPGSRPIDLTLEPARSQEISEVGITLSRVPLFSELDALTLAALIQGVEFLEVPRGELVYSAGDTADRLFVVVQGEVTLLSPPPKKLELGRCLENEFFGELGLLSDSVRPTSAVASEDTELLVIDRLLISDLAASEPSVLTVLLRFIRERLVQALVLTSPLFAPFAGGERRALASRFHFLEAESDAELLTRGERADGLYILLSGEAEVSFRGEPLQSLLPGDVFGELSLMDGSPSEESVKSLSKCFVLRLDAKDFREIIMTHPQVLEYLAELAEARREVREGLFSDYPPPLS
- a CDS encoding aryl-sulfate sulfotransferase yields the protein MRLLLGALVVVCASGLQFGCGDDEPVGASGGAGGVAGSGGTGGTSGSAGGGSGGTGGVIEPTLTPELYPKQPMVVDVNVALPDGIEARLELDAASADPGVHIASLPESDSEARTYRLRGLEPDTDYSADLVVGTDRFAVSFKTPAALPGYKSSFSVTTNGTPAPDYRMFDYSEAPVVGNAGVYLIDPLGKTRWFLAYPDAEALDDLPGGIKLLPDGNILFILGDRMQIIDELGTVQSEVNVSQLGVPLFHHDIIALPNGNFLAISIETREINYPADNQDHYVVGDFLVEFSPQGIITWSWSALDHLDPQRKRADFDNPFYPIFSPTTGEQAKDWSHGNGVIYDATDDSLIFSMRHQDWIIKIDHKTGDIVWKLGDEGDFTLNGDRWFFHQHSPELQPDGSLVLFDNGVGDPYQNESLWNTRPMRIALDTQTMEASIAWVDDQETYLSLIAGDIDRLSNDSFLILDSTVTESTSMPFPSHSRIREVDPTTGQWVWVLDGNEGDFSYRCIPSLRLPGEAE
- the hutG gene encoding N-formylglutamate deformylase, whose amino-acid sequence is MSAAESTGYTLQRGESPLLVSVPHCGTALPEELKRRLVPEALTLPDTDWHVHRLYDFAPALDVTCLFAHYSRYLIDLNRDPSGASLYPGQSVTELCPTTAFDGSELYQPGQAPEEAEQRTRRTQYFEPYHRALQAELARLKARHGFAILLDGHSIRAEVPRFFEGRLPSLNLGTADGSSCDAALQEVACEVLESCGMSWVANGRFKGGYITRRFGQPAHSVHALQLEMAQAEYMLEAPPYAWDEARAEPLRGVLERLVRALLAWRPAVRGAAEQGGSA